The Thermonema lapsum genome window below encodes:
- the rpoC gene encoding DNA-directed RNA polymerase subunit beta' — protein sequence MAFGRSKKVSSNFEAITISLASPESILDSSYGEVTQPETINYRTYKPEMGGLFCERIFGPVKDYECHCGKYKRIRYKGIVCDRCGVEVTEKKVRRERMGHIELVVPVAHIWYFRSLPNKIGYLLGLSSKKLDQIIYYERYVVIQPGILEEEGVSYLDFLTEDEYLDILDKLPRENQMLDDSDPRKFIAKMGGEALEMLLSRIDLDKLSYELRHQAANDSSQQRRAEALKRLRIVRAFQEAQKKIENRPEWMIVRMVPVIPPELRPLVPLDGGRFATSDLNELYRRVIIRNNRLKRLLEIKAPEVILRNEKRMLQEAVDSLFDNSRKVNAVKAEGNRALKSLSDTLKGKQGRFRQNLLGKRVDYSGRSVIVVGPELKMHECGLPKDMAAELFKPFIIRKLIERGIVKTVKTAKKIVDRKDPVIWDILENVLKGHPVLLNRAPTLHRLGIQAFQPKLIEGKAIQLHPLVCTAFNADFDGDQMAVHVPLSNEAILEASLLMLSTHNILSPANGAPIAVPSQDMVLGLYYLTKGRRSTEDKPVPGEGKIFYSPEEVIIALNEGKISKHAFIKVKVKVKEGEQLVEKMIETVAGRVIFNQFVPEQVGFINELLTKKKLQKIISLVHKEAGVPATAKFLDDIKELGYTMAYKGGLSIGLGDILVPEEKQKLIEKAKEEVESIYQNYMMGLITDNERYNQVIDIWTRVNNKLTNILLDKMRDDDQGFNPVFMMMDSGARGSKEQIRQLGGMRGLMAKPQKSLQGSVGAIIENPILSNFKEGLDVLEYFISTHGARKGLADTALKTADAGYLTRRLVDVAQDVIVNEEDCGTLRGIVIGALKNEEEIVEPISERILGRVSVHDIYDPITDELIVRSGEEITEEIAARIEESAIEEVEVRSVLTCESKRGVCRKCYGRNLATGRMVEIGEAVGVIAAQSIGEPGTQLTLRTFHVGGTASNIAVDANLKAKFPGVVEFENMRVIRGVTTDGQEADIVFSRMGEVKIVDPKTKKVLVTNHVPYGAVLHVKEGDTLQKGDVICEWDAYNALILSEVGGKVSYEAIIEGITCKEEVDEQTGFREKIIVESKDKTKNPAIIITTESGEVKSYNIPVGAYVVAKEGTTIKPGQVLAKIPRAMGKTRDITGGLPRVTELFEARNPSNPAIVSGIDGIVKFGSIKRGNREIIVEAKDGVQKKYMVPLSKHILVQDGDFVKAGAPLSDGTITPSDILAIKGPTAVQAYLVNEIQEVYRLQGVKINDKHIEVIVRQMMQKVEVIDPGDTDFLPGELVEKWRFREENDRILELKIVEDPGDSNRFSPGQPVSMRELRDENSVLRRKDLRLVKVRDARPAVAKPTLQGITQASLGTESFISAASFQETTKVLSEAAVAAKTDELLGLKENVIVGHLIPAGTGIRRYQDYIVLSKEEYEKTLQAEAAQKEEEEKPKRRKSTRKAKTK from the coding sequence ATGGCATTCGGCAGAAGCAAAAAAGTAAGCAGCAATTTCGAGGCTATTACCATTAGCCTTGCATCGCCGGAATCAATCCTTGATAGCTCTTACGGGGAAGTAACCCAACCCGAGACTATCAACTACAGAACCTACAAGCCGGAGATGGGCGGTCTTTTCTGTGAGCGCATCTTCGGACCGGTCAAAGATTATGAATGTCACTGTGGCAAATACAAACGGATTCGTTACAAAGGCATCGTTTGCGACCGCTGCGGGGTAGAAGTAACCGAGAAGAAAGTGCGGCGTGAGCGAATGGGGCATATTGAGCTCGTAGTGCCGGTGGCTCATATCTGGTACTTCCGTTCTTTGCCTAACAAAATAGGCTATTTGCTGGGCTTGTCTTCCAAAAAGCTCGACCAAATCATTTATTATGAGCGCTATGTTGTGATTCAGCCCGGTATTTTGGAAGAAGAGGGCGTCTCTTATCTCGACTTCCTCACCGAAGACGAATATTTGGATATTTTAGATAAACTGCCTCGAGAAAACCAAATGCTTGATGACAGTGACCCCCGAAAGTTTATTGCTAAAATGGGGGGCGAGGCATTGGAGATGCTTCTGTCGCGCATCGACTTGGATAAACTCTCTTATGAGTTGCGCCATCAGGCAGCCAACGATAGCTCACAGCAGCGTCGTGCCGAGGCGCTCAAGCGCCTGCGCATAGTGCGTGCTTTCCAAGAAGCACAAAAGAAAATAGAGAACCGTCCGGAGTGGATGATTGTGCGCATGGTACCGGTGATTCCGCCCGAGTTGCGCCCCTTGGTGCCTCTGGACGGCGGACGCTTCGCTACCTCAGACCTCAACGAGTTGTATCGTCGGGTGATTATCCGCAACAATCGTTTGAAGCGCCTGCTTGAAATCAAAGCGCCGGAGGTGATTCTGCGTAACGAAAAGCGTATGCTTCAAGAAGCGGTAGATTCACTCTTCGACAATTCGCGTAAGGTCAATGCCGTGAAAGCAGAAGGCAACCGCGCTTTGAAGTCGCTTTCCGATACCTTGAAAGGAAAACAGGGGCGCTTCCGTCAAAACCTCTTGGGTAAGCGTGTTGACTATTCCGGGCGTTCGGTGATTGTGGTAGGTCCAGAATTGAAAATGCACGAGTGTGGCTTGCCCAAAGACATGGCAGCCGAGTTGTTCAAGCCTTTCATCATCCGGAAGCTGATTGAGCGCGGGATAGTAAAAACTGTAAAGACTGCCAAGAAAATAGTGGACCGCAAGGACCCTGTCATTTGGGACATCTTGGAAAATGTGTTGAAAGGGCATCCCGTATTGCTCAACCGTGCACCTACTTTGCACCGCTTGGGTATTCAGGCATTCCAGCCTAAATTGATTGAAGGCAAAGCTATCCAGTTGCACCCCTTGGTATGTACGGCTTTCAACGCCGACTTCGACGGTGACCAAATGGCAGTGCACGTGCCTTTGAGCAACGAGGCTATCCTTGAAGCATCGCTATTGATGCTTTCTACTCACAACATCTTGAGCCCTGCCAACGGTGCCCCCATTGCTGTGCCTTCGCAAGACATGGTGTTGGGCTTGTATTACCTCACCAAAGGGCGTCGCAGCACCGAAGACAAGCCAGTACCGGGTGAAGGCAAGATTTTCTACTCGCCCGAAGAGGTAATCATTGCTTTGAATGAGGGTAAAATTTCGAAACACGCCTTCATCAAAGTGAAAGTGAAAGTGAAAGAGGGGGAACAGCTTGTGGAAAAAATGATTGAAACTGTTGCCGGGCGTGTTATCTTCAATCAGTTTGTGCCCGAGCAAGTTGGCTTCATCAACGAGCTGCTCACCAAGAAAAAACTGCAGAAAATCATCTCGCTGGTGCACAAAGAGGCGGGCGTGCCAGCAACTGCCAAATTCCTTGACGACATCAAGGAGCTGGGCTATACTATGGCATACAAAGGGGGCTTGTCTATTGGCTTAGGGGATATCCTTGTGCCCGAAGAAAAACAGAAACTTATTGAAAAAGCTAAAGAAGAGGTAGAAAGCATCTACCAAAACTATATGATGGGTCTGATTACCGATAACGAACGCTACAATCAGGTAATCGACATTTGGACTCGTGTAAACAACAAGCTGACGAACATCTTGCTTGATAAAATGCGCGACGACGACCAGGGCTTCAACCCTGTATTTATGATGATGGATTCCGGTGCTCGCGGTTCTAAAGAGCAGATTCGTCAGCTGGGCGGTATGCGTGGTTTGATGGCAAAACCACAAAAGAGCTTGCAAGGCTCGGTAGGTGCTATCATCGAAAACCCCATCTTGTCGAACTTTAAAGAAGGGCTTGACGTACTCGAATACTTTATTTCTACTCATGGTGCCCGCAAAGGTTTGGCAGATACCGCTTTGAAGACAGCTGACGCCGGTTATTTGACTCGCCGCTTGGTGGATGTAGCCCAAGATGTGATTGTGAACGAAGAGGATTGTGGCACTCTGCGAGGCATCGTCATCGGCGCTCTCAAAAACGAAGAGGAGATAGTAGAGCCCATCAGCGAACGTATTCTGGGGCGGGTGTCTGTGCACGACATATACGACCCCATCACCGATGAGTTGATTGTACGCTCAGGCGAAGAAATCACCGAAGAGATAGCTGCACGCATAGAAGAATCAGCCATCGAGGAAGTGGAAGTGCGTTCTGTGCTGACTTGCGAAAGCAAACGTGGTGTTTGTCGCAAGTGCTATGGGCGCAACTTGGCTACCGGTCGCATGGTAGAAATAGGAGAGGCTGTAGGTGTTATTGCCGCCCAGTCGATTGGTGAGCCTGGTACGCAGCTGACACTACGTACCTTCCACGTAGGGGGTACCGCCTCCAACATTGCCGTGGATGCTAACTTGAAAGCCAAATTCCCCGGTGTTGTTGAGTTTGAAAACATGCGTGTGATTCGTGGGGTTACTACCGATGGGCAAGAAGCCGATATCGTCTTCTCTCGTATGGGCGAAGTGAAAATAGTGGACCCCAAAACCAAAAAGGTATTGGTAACCAACCACGTGCCTTATGGGGCAGTTCTACATGTGAAAGAAGGCGATACCTTACAGAAAGGAGATGTGATTTGCGAGTGGGATGCCTACAACGCTCTTATCCTTTCAGAAGTGGGGGGTAAGGTTTCTTACGAAGCCATCATCGAAGGTATAACCTGCAAAGAAGAGGTGGACGAACAAACCGGCTTCCGCGAAAAAATTATTGTGGAGTCTAAGGATAAAACCAAGAACCCCGCCATCATCATTACTACCGAAAGCGGCGAGGTGAAGAGCTACAACATACCGGTAGGGGCTTATGTGGTTGCCAAAGAAGGAACTACCATCAAACCCGGTCAGGTGTTGGCTAAAATACCGCGTGCCATGGGTAAAACCCGCGACATCACTGGTGGTTTGCCTCGTGTAACCGAATTGTTCGAAGCCCGTAACCCTTCGAACCCCGCAATAGTGAGCGGCATCGATGGTATTGTGAAGTTTGGCAGCATCAAACGAGGCAACCGTGAGATTATAGTGGAAGCCAAAGACGGGGTACAGAAGAAATACATGGTGCCCTTGTCGAAACACATCTTAGTACAGGATGGTGATTTCGTGAAAGCTGGCGCGCCGCTTTCCGACGGTACCATTACCCCAAGTGACATCTTGGCTATCAAAGGACCGACGGCTGTACAGGCTTATTTGGTAAACGAAATTCAGGAAGTGTATCGCCTACAAGGGGTGAAAATCAACGACAAGCACATTGAAGTGATTGTGCGTCAGATGATGCAAAAAGTAGAGGTGATTGACCCCGGAGATACAGACTTCTTGCCCGGCGAGTTGGTAGAAAAGTGGCGCTTCCGTGAGGAAAACGACCGTATCCTAGAGTTGAAGATAGTGGAGGACCCCGGCGACTCCAATCGCTTCAGCCCAGGACAGCCCGTGAGCATGCGTGAGCTACGCGACGAAAACTCGGTGCTGCGCCGCAAAGACTTGCGGCTGGTAAAAGTGCGTGATGCCCGTCCTGCGGTAGCAAAACCCACGCTGCAAGGTATCACACAAGCGTCGTTGGGTACCGAGAGCTTCATCTCGGCGGCATCGTTCCAAGAAACCACCAAGGTACTGAGCGAGGCAGCCGTAGCGGCTAAAACCGATGAACTCTTGGGCTTGAAAGAAAACGTGATTGTTGGGCACCTCATTCCCGCTGGTACAGGCATCCGCCGCTATCAAGACTACATCGTGCTCTCGAAAGAAGAGTATGAAAAGACTTTGCAGGCAGAAGCTGCTCAAAAGGAAGAAGAGGAAAAGCCCAAACGCCGCAAAAGCACCCGCAAAGCAAAAACCAAATAA
- the rpoB gene encoding DNA-directed RNA polymerase subunit beta, with the protein MSKRISFASTKRVIDYPDFLDVQLQSFRDFFQLDTPAEKRKREGLYQVFMENFPVADSRENFVLEFIDYVIDPPKYSVDECIDRGLTYAVPLKAKLRLICNDEDNEDFEPVEQEVFLGNIPYMTERGSFIINGAERVIVSQLHRSPGVFFAQSKHASGTKLYSARIIPLKGSWIEFATDVNNVMYAYIDRKKKFPVTTLLRAIGFSTDKDILDIFGLSEELEVNEKNLKKVVGRRLAARVLRTWVEDFVDEDTGEVVSISRNEVLLERDTVIEEEHLPLILDSGTTSIILHREDVNTADYQIIYNTLQKDNSNSEREAIEQIYRQLRNAEPPDDATARDLIHGLFFSEKRYDLGDVGRYRINTKLGLDIDLDVRVLTKEDIISIVKYLIGLINSRAVVDDIDHLSNRRVRTVGEQLYAQFGVGLARMVRTIRERMNVRDNEEFKPVDLINARILSSVINSFFGTNQLSQFMDQTNPLAEVTHKRRVSALGPGGLSREHAGFEVRDVHYTHYGRLCTIETPEGPNIGLISSLTVYAKINNMGFIETPYRRVVNGKVDMSGEVIYMTAEEEDKYTIAQANAPIDDEGNFLLKQVKARNKGDFIMVSPEEVDFMDVSPNQIVSLAASLIPFLEHDDANRALMGSNMQRQAVPLIQPEAPIVGTGLEERAALDSRILILAEGDGVVDYVDSSKIVVKYDFDEQDRLVSFTGEYKTYKLAKFRRTNQSTCINLTPIVRKGDRVKKGQPLCEGYATQGGELALGRNLLVAFMPWRGYNFEDAIVISERVVREDIYTSIHIDEYELEVRDTKRGEEELTSEIPNVGEDAIRHLDENGIVKIGTFVREGDILVGKITPKGESDPTPEEKLLRAIFGDKAGDVKDASLRLPPAVEGVVINTKLFARSRKDKDLRKKAKDEVKKLMDTYSKKLAELRSTMIDKLAQLLEGKVSQGVKHKFGDELISKGTKFTRKNIEQNLFPKKNPYSDESMYNVPEEVNLIAEVRLEGWTEDEKTNELVAKLVANYQRARNEVIAWFKRERFNLEVGDELPAGILKLAKVYIAQKRKLKVGDKMAGRHGNKGVVAKIVRIEDMPFLEDGTPVDIVLNPLGVPSRMNIGQLYETVLGWAGKKLGRRYATPIFDGAKLEDIEKEIQEAGLPPLGRTYLYDGLTGERFEQPVTVGVMYMLKLGHMVDDKMHARSIGPYSLITQQPLGGKAQFGGQRFGEMEVWALEAFGAAHILREILTVKSDDVVGRAKVYESIVKGEPFPEPGVPESFNVLVHELRGLALEVTFHDREDLKRIKELTEK; encoded by the coding sequence ATGTCAAAGAGAATCAGCTTTGCTTCTACCAAACGGGTGATTGATTACCCCGACTTCCTTGACGTTCAGTTGCAATCGTTCAGGGATTTCTTCCAATTAGACACACCTGCCGAAAAACGCAAACGTGAGGGGCTCTACCAAGTATTTATGGAAAATTTCCCGGTAGCCGACTCGCGCGAAAATTTTGTGCTTGAATTTATAGATTATGTAATAGACCCCCCCAAGTACTCCGTAGATGAGTGTATTGACAGAGGCTTAACGTATGCTGTCCCTTTAAAAGCAAAGCTACGCTTAATTTGCAACGACGAAGACAACGAAGACTTTGAACCCGTAGAACAAGAGGTCTTTTTGGGCAACATCCCTTATATGACCGAGCGTGGCTCGTTTATTATCAACGGAGCTGAGCGCGTGATTGTATCGCAGTTGCACCGCTCGCCCGGGGTGTTTTTTGCTCAAAGCAAGCACGCCAGCGGCACCAAACTCTATTCTGCACGCATTATTCCTTTAAAAGGGTCGTGGATTGAATTCGCTACAGACGTGAACAACGTCATGTATGCCTATATCGACCGCAAAAAGAAATTCCCGGTTACCACGCTGCTGCGTGCTATTGGTTTCAGTACCGATAAAGATATTCTCGACATCTTTGGACTTTCCGAAGAGTTAGAAGTAAACGAAAAGAACCTGAAAAAAGTAGTCGGTCGCAGGCTTGCTGCTCGTGTGTTACGCACTTGGGTAGAGGATTTTGTAGATGAAGACACCGGCGAGGTGGTTTCTATCAGCCGCAACGAAGTGTTGTTGGAGCGCGATACCGTGATTGAAGAAGAGCACTTGCCACTGATTCTGGACTCTGGAACCACCAGCATCATCTTGCACCGCGAAGATGTCAATACTGCCGACTATCAAATCATATATAATACCTTACAAAAAGACAATTCCAACTCTGAACGGGAGGCTATAGAGCAGATATACCGCCAGTTGCGTAATGCCGAGCCCCCAGATGATGCCACCGCGCGCGACCTCATTCATGGTCTGTTCTTCAGCGAGAAACGCTATGACCTGGGCGATGTAGGGCGTTATCGTATCAATACCAAGCTGGGCTTGGATATAGACCTGGACGTGCGGGTATTGACCAAAGAAGATATTATCAGCATTGTAAAGTACCTCATTGGCTTGATTAACTCCCGTGCTGTGGTGGACGATATCGACCACCTCAGCAACCGCCGTGTGCGTACCGTAGGGGAGCAGTTATATGCACAGTTTGGCGTGGGCTTGGCACGCATGGTGCGTACTATACGCGAGCGTATGAACGTGCGTGACAATGAGGAATTTAAGCCCGTTGACCTCATCAACGCCCGCATCTTGTCTTCTGTCATCAACTCCTTTTTCGGTACCAACCAGCTTTCGCAGTTCATGGACCAAACCAACCCGTTGGCTGAAGTCACTCACAAACGTCGTGTGTCAGCCTTGGGACCTGGTGGTTTGTCACGTGAACATGCCGGCTTTGAGGTGCGCGACGTTCACTATACCCACTATGGACGTTTGTGTACCATCGAAACCCCCGAAGGTCCTAATATCGGTTTGATTTCCTCCTTGACCGTTTATGCTAAAATCAACAACATGGGCTTCATTGAAACGCCCTATCGCCGTGTGGTCAATGGCAAGGTGGACATGTCCGGCGAAGTGATTTACATGACTGCCGAAGAAGAAGACAAATACACCATAGCACAGGCAAATGCCCCTATTGATGACGAGGGGAACTTCCTTTTAAAACAAGTGAAGGCTCGCAATAAGGGCGATTTTATCATGGTAAGTCCAGAAGAAGTGGACTTCATGGACGTGTCGCCTAACCAGATTGTATCCTTAGCGGCTTCTTTGATTCCTTTCTTGGAGCATGACGACGCCAACCGTGCTCTCATGGGCTCGAACATGCAGCGTCAGGCAGTGCCTTTGATTCAACCCGAAGCGCCTATCGTAGGTACCGGGCTTGAAGAACGTGCGGCATTGGATTCTCGCATTTTGATATTAGCCGAAGGCGATGGGGTCGTGGATTATGTGGATAGCAGCAAGATTGTGGTGAAATATGACTTCGATGAACAAGACCGCTTAGTAAGTTTCACCGGTGAATATAAAACCTATAAGCTTGCGAAGTTTCGCCGTACAAACCAAAGCACTTGCATCAACTTGACGCCTATTGTGCGCAAAGGTGACCGCGTGAAGAAAGGACAACCTTTGTGTGAAGGTTATGCAACTCAAGGCGGCGAGCTGGCATTGGGTCGCAACCTCTTGGTTGCCTTCATGCCTTGGCGTGGTTACAACTTCGAGGATGCTATTGTTATCTCGGAACGTGTAGTTAGAGAAGACATCTACACATCCATTCATATTGATGAATATGAGCTGGAGGTACGCGACACCAAGCGCGGCGAAGAAGAACTCACTTCCGAAATCCCCAACGTGGGAGAAGATGCCATCCGTCACTTGGATGAAAACGGCATAGTGAAGATAGGCACCTTTGTGAGAGAGGGAGACATACTAGTAGGTAAAATCACTCCTAAGGGCGAATCAGACCCCACTCCAGAAGAAAAACTGCTGCGCGCTATCTTCGGCGATAAAGCCGGTGATGTGAAAGATGCCTCTCTGCGCCTGCCGCCCGCAGTAGAAGGGGTGGTAATCAACACCAAGTTGTTTGCCCGCTCGCGCAAAGACAAAGACCTGCGCAAAAAAGCCAAAGACGAAGTGAAAAAACTAATGGACACTTACTCCAAAAAATTGGCTGAATTGCGCAGTACCATGATTGACAAGCTGGCGCAGCTGCTCGAAGGCAAGGTGTCGCAAGGGGTGAAACATAAATTTGGTGATGAGCTTATATCGAAGGGCACCAAATTCACCCGTAAGAACATAGAGCAAAACCTCTTCCCTAAGAAAAACCCATACAGTGACGAAAGCATGTACAACGTGCCGGAAGAGGTGAACCTCATCGCCGAGGTGCGCTTGGAAGGCTGGACAGAAGACGAAAAAACCAATGAATTGGTAGCTAAGTTGGTAGCCAACTACCAGCGTGCTCGCAACGAGGTCATTGCTTGGTTCAAGCGTGAACGTTTCAACTTGGAAGTAGGCGACGAGCTGCCCGCCGGTATTTTGAAACTCGCTAAAGTGTATATCGCCCAGAAGCGTAAACTGAAAGTGGGAGATAAAATGGCGGGGCGTCACGGTAATAAAGGGGTGGTAGCCAAAATCGTGCGTATAGAAGACATGCCATTCCTTGAAGACGGTACCCCCGTAGATATCGTTCTTAACCCGCTGGGTGTACCTTCGCGTATGAACATCGGGCAGCTCTATGAAACGGTGCTCGGTTGGGCAGGTAAAAAACTAGGACGCAGATACGCTACCCCCATCTTTGATGGTGCCAAGCTCGAAGACATCGAAAAAGAGATTCAAGAAGCCGGCTTGCCTCCCTTGGGGCGTACTTATCTGTATGATGGCTTGACCGGTGAACGCTTCGAGCAGCCCGTTACCGTAGGGGTAATGTATATGCTCAAGCTGGGGCACATGGTAGATGACAAAATGCACGCCCGTTCTATTGGTCCTTACTCGCTCATCACGCAACAGCCCTTGGGTGGTAAAGCCCAGTTCGGTGGTCAGCGTTTTGGTGAGATGGAAGTGTGGGCACTTGAAGCTTTCGGCGCTGCTCACATCCTGCGTGAAATCCTTACCGTGAAGTCAGATGACGTGGTAGGACGTGCCAAAGTGTACGAAAGCATAGTGAAGGGTGAGCCCTTCCCCGAGCCGGGAGTGCCCGAGTCGTTCAATGTATTGGTACATGAGCTGCGCGGCTTAGCTCTCGAGGTAACTTTCCATGATAGAGAAGACCTGAAACGCATCAAAGAATTGACAGAAAAATGA